Below is a genomic region from bacterium.
TCTGCTGCGCCGTCGCCGAGAAGCCCGTCGCCGCGCCGTTGAGGCTGCCGGCGCTCTCCTGGATCTGCGCGACCACCATCCGCAGCTGCCCGACCATCGTGCGGAAGGCGCCGGCCAGCTCCTCGAGCTCGCGGTCGGCCGCCCGCGCGACCTCCTTCGTCAGATCCCCCGCGGCGATCTGGTGCGTGACGGCCGCCAGGTCCGCGATCCGCGCCGTCAGCCAGCGCGAGATGACCACGCCGAGGACCACGCCCACCGCGATGCCGACGATCGCCGAGAGCCAGAGGCGCAGGAACTCGTCGCGCACGACGTAGTAGAAGATGGCGTTCACGACGACCATCGCGAGGATCACCACCATGAAACTCAGGATGAGCTTGGCCCTCATGCCTCCCCCCCGGGTGCCGCCCCCGCGTGCGGGAGCCGGCGGTAGATGCGCTCGCGCGCGTCGACGACCTCGAAGGCCGCGCGGTCGGCGCCGACGAAGATCTCGGTCCTGCCGAGCACGAGGAAGCCCCCCGGGCGCAGCGCGCGGGCGAAGCGCTCGAAGACGGCCGCCTGGGCCGGCCGGTCCAGGTAGATCAGCAGATTGCGGCAGAGGATGCAGTCGTACTCGCCGACGGGTGCGCCCGTCAGCACGTCGCCGCGGTGGAAGCGGACCATGCGCCGCAGCTCCGGCGCGACGTGCAGCCGCCGCTCGCCGCTGAAGTAGCGCTCCCGCAGGTCCGCGCGGACCGCGCCGACCTGGCCGGGCGCGTACTCGCCGCGCTTGGCGTCCTCGAGGACGTGCGCGTCGACGTCGGTGGCCTCGATCCGCACGTCCCACTCGCCGAGCGCGGGGCCGAGGTGCTCGCGCACGAGGATCGCGAGGCTGTACGGCTCCTCGCCCCGCGAGCAGCCGACGCTCCAGAAGCGCGCGCGCCGGGGCGCCCCGTCGGCGAAGAGCCGCGGCAGCACCTGCGCCCGGATCGCCTCGTAGGTGGACGGGTTGCGGAAGAAGCCGCTGACGTGGATGGTCAGCGTCCCGAGCAGGCGGTCCATCTCGGCCGACTCGCGCCCGAGGAAGACG
It encodes:
- a CDS encoding protein-glutamate O-methyltransferase CheR, yielding MVQITQVPADVEDRPDEAGMRRLRRLVRERTGLDLAPYKGPFLERRVAIRQRVTRHGSLGEYLVFLGRESAEMDRLLGTLTIHVSGFFRNPSTYEAIRAQVLPRLFADGAPRRARFWSVGCSRGEEPYSLAILVREHLGPALGEWDVRIEATDVDAHVLEDAKRGEYAPGQVGAVRADLRERYFSGERRLHVAPELRRMVRFHRGDVLTGAPVGEYDCILCRNLLIYLDRPAQAAVFERFARALRPGGFLVLGRTEIFVGADRAAFEVVDARERIYRRLPHAGAAPGGEA